A portion of the Calothrix sp. 336/3 genome contains these proteins:
- a CDS encoding helix-turn-helix domain-containing protein: MSLISQNSLPDVENRFFSPEQHQDLLKNLHHNLPIEYRRRIEIMLLADLGKSQAEICKILGCSQEMARYWITIAKAGFVEQWQQKPIGRPKTVNQQYLDRLKELLSHSPRKYGYAFSSWTSQWLSKHLATEFGIEISNRHINRLLKEMGLATQKRSSRKRDIEDNHPTTVRIYDLQSSSDSQIYQSFNLMQIHN, from the coding sequence ATGAGTCTTATATCACAAAATTCTTTGCCAGATGTTGAAAATCGATTTTTTAGCCCTGAACAGCACCAAGATTTATTGAAGAATTTACATCATAATTTGCCGATAGAATATCGACGGCGAATCGAAATTATGTTGTTAGCTGATTTGGGAAAGTCACAAGCCGAAATTTGTAAGATTTTAGGTTGTTCTCAGGAAATGGCAAGGTATTGGATAACTATTGCCAAAGCAGGTTTTGTGGAACAATGGCAGCAAAAACCAATAGGCAGACCAAAAACTGTCAATCAGCAATACCTGGACAGATTAAAAGAGTTGTTGAGTCATAGTCCTCGGAAATATGGTTACGCTTTTAGTAGTTGGACATCTCAATGGTTGAGCAAACATTTGGCTACAGAATTTGGGATTGAAATCAGCAATCGCCATATTAATCGCTTACTCAAAGAAATGGGTTTGGCTACACAAAAACGGTCATCGAGAAAACGTGATATTGAAGACAATCATCCGACTACTGTGAGAATCTATGACTTACAATCTTCTAGTGATTCTCAAATATATCAGTCTTTCAATTTGATGCAAATTCATAACTAA